A window from Dioscorea cayenensis subsp. rotundata cultivar TDr96_F1 chromosome 10, TDr96_F1_v2_PseudoChromosome.rev07_lg8_w22 25.fasta, whole genome shotgun sequence encodes these proteins:
- the LOC120270793 gene encoding uncharacterized protein LOC120270793, whose translation MAFFSKRFNFSWRCTSVYGPVDRSRKQAFWDELRAVSGESMVPMVICGDFNAIFALEDKVTGVPNLEDIRCANAFLQDYAFFEPSSKGRRFTWTNGQSNPIWVKLDRFLVNGAWAERFPRLTQSSLPRLGSDHVPIRLEAGSHLVCPKPFRFEFVWTTAEGFSEIVKNWWKESSFSGCGAFILSKKLSNLKVKLKHWAKFDFGSIKLRKLDLLRQLEELDLINEDRGLSVSEQQQELALIACLEEIRKQEEIYWKQRSRLQWLKDGDENTKFFQAVANGRKNRNFIPYISKDGSRVENLYDIGKFFEAHFRLIFGQKRQSRINIDFEKLFEYKNSVDLTVLDSRDFDRKPKSLNDGISKAHEK comes from the coding sequence ATGGCGTTTTTTTCTAAGCGTTTTAACTTCAGCTGGCGATGCACTTCGGTCTATGGACCTGTAGATCGGTCTCGCAAACAGGCTTTCTGGGATGAACTTCGGGCTGTTAGTGGCGAGTCGATGGTGCCCATGGTAATTTGTGGTGATTTCAATGCCATTTTTGCCTTGGAAGATAAAGTTACGGGTGTTCCTAACTTGGAGGATATTCGGTGTGCAAATGCCTTCTTGCAGGACTATGCCTTTTTTGAACCCTCCTCAAAGGGTAGACGTTTCACCTGGACTAATGGACAGTCTAACCCAATTTGGGTCAAATTAGATCGTTTTCTAGTCAACGGTGCTTGGGCTGAGCGCTTTCCTAGGTTGACTCAATCTAGCCTCCCGAGGTTAGGTTCGGACCATGTGCCGATCCGTTTGGAAGCGGGCTCTCACTTGGTGTGTCCTAAGCCGTTCAGATTTGAGTTCGTCTGGACTACGGCGGAGGGGTTCTCTGAGATTGTGAAGAACTGGTGGAAGGAGTCTTCATTTTCGGGTTGTGGGGCTTTCATCTTATCCAAGAAGCTGTCGAACTTGAAAGTTAAGCTAAAGCATTGGGCGAAGTTTGATTTTGGTTCTATTAAATTAAGGAAGCTGGACTTATTACGACAGTTAGAGGAATTGGATTTGATCAATGAAGATAGGGGCCTTTCAGTGTCTGAACAACAACAGGAGCTTGCTTTGATTGCCTGTCTTGAAGAGATCAGGAAACAAGAGGAGATTTATTGGAAGCAAAGGTCGAGATTGCAATGGTTAAAGGATGGGGATGAAAATACGAAATTTTTCCAAGCGGTGGCTAACGGCCGTAAAAATAGGAATTTCATTCCTTACATCTCAAAGGATGGGTCTCGGGTTGAGAATCTGTACGACATTGGGAAGTTTTTTGAGGCTCATTTCCGGCTTATTTTTGGTCAAAAGCGGCAGTCTAGGATTAATATTGACTTTGAGAAGTTATTCGAGTATAAGAATAGTGTTGATCTGACTGTTTTGGACTCCCGGGATTTTGACCGTAAACCAAAATCCCTCAATGATGGGATTTCAAaagcacatgaaaaatga